From Onychostoma macrolepis isolate SWU-2019 chromosome 19, ASM1243209v1, whole genome shotgun sequence, a single genomic window includes:
- the sqleb gene encoding squalene monooxygenase, with protein MSPPLGCNNTTNIGDFVASEPDVIIVGAGVLGSSLSAVLGRDGRKVTVIERSLREPDRIVGELLQPGGYRALKELGLEKSVEGLDACIVNGYIIHDTESGMVMEIPYSQDQTQCGRAFHHGRFIMGLRRAALAEPNVRFIEGTVTYLEEENGCVTGVQYKDKHSGKIQRLRAPLTVVADGCFSKFRQSLGSERVQICSNFVGCIMKNSPQYKPSYAELVLSCHGPILIYQISSTDTRVLVDIQGRLPKNLSQYMTEKIHPQLPDHIKRPFLLAVQNNRLKSMPASFLPSSPVNKPGVLLLGDAYNMRHPLTGGGMSVALNDVRIWRSLLQNIPDLSDNTALLQAKKKFHWERKASHSFVVDVLAQALHELFASQDNSVLDLRRACLCYFRLGGECVSAPVGLLSVLNPRPMTLIGHFFCVVLYAVYLKVKTEAFAVSVN; from the exons ATGTCGCCCCCTCTAGGCTGT AATAACACTACCAACATTGGAGATTTTGTTGCCTCAGAACCTGATGTCATCATTGTAGGGGCCGGTGTTTTGGGCTCCTCGCTGTCAGCGGTTCTGGGGCGAGATGGACGCAAGGTTACAGTGATTGAGAGGAGTCTTAGAGAGCCTGACAGAATAGTGGGTGAATTGCTGCAGCCTGGTGGATATCGTGCCCTCAAAGAATTAGGCCTGGAAA AGTCAGTTGAGGGGTTGGATGCATGCATTGTGAATGGGTATATAATTCATGATACTGAAAGTGGGATGGTTATGGAGATTCCTTACTCACAAGACCAGACTCAGTGTGGCCGAGCTTTCCACCACGGTCGCTTTATCATGGGTCTGCGTAGAGCCGCATTAGCAGAGCCAAA TGTGAGATTCATTGAAGGCACAGTAACGTACCTTGAAGAGGAAAATGGCTGTGTCACAGGCGTCCAGTACAAGGACAAACATTCTGGGAAAATACAG AGGTTACGAGCTCCTCTAACAGTGGTGGCAGATGGATGTTTTTCAAAATTCAGACAGAGTTTGGGCTCAGAAAGGGTTCAGATCTGTTCCAACTTCGTAGGCTGCATAATGAAG AACTCTCCTCAGTATAAACCCAGCTACGCTGAGCTGGTTCTGAGCTGCCACGGACCGATTCTGATCTACCAGATCTCTTCCACTGACACGCGCGTTCTGGTGGACATACAGGGACGTCTGCCAAAAAACCTGAGCCAATACATGACTGAGAAGATCCATCCACAACTGCCAG ATCACATAAAGAGGCCATTTTTGTTGGCTGTACAAAATAATCGTCTGAAATCCATGCCAGCAAGTTTCCTGCCCTCATCACCTGTCAATAAACCAG GAGTTTTGCTTCTTGGAGATGCTTATAACATGAGGCATCCTTTAACTGGCGGAGGGATGAGCGTAGCACTCAATGATGTCAGGATTTGGAGGAGTCTGCTTCAGAATATTCCGGATCTCAGTGACAACACGGCCTTGTTGCAG GCTAAAAAGAAATTCCATTGGGAGCGGAAGGCGTCTCATTCGTTTGTGGTGGATGTTCTCGCACAGGCGCTGCATGAATTGTTTGCTTCACAAGACA ATTCAGTTTTAGATCTTAGAAGAGCCTGCTTGTGTTATTTTCGATTGGGAGGGGAGTGTGTCTCTGCACCAGTTGGACTGCTTTCTGT GCTGAACCCCCGCCCCATGACACTGATTGGTCACTTCTTCTGCGTTGTATTGTACGCAGTGTACTTAAAAGTCAAGACAGAG GCTTTTGCTGTAAGTGTCAACTGA